A region from the Kineothrix sp. IPX-CK genome encodes:
- a CDS encoding TetR/AcrR family transcriptional regulator codes for MSEKNKSKREERKLSMIPCFMKIFCEQGLDGAFMRKLAPAAGVSLALLYQYFEDKDDIIRQCTLHYHERIQRELTGIIFRCIDRPEEMPDRILQYIDSVIDICRFLLQVMAHPTYCAMMDESGRQVEEHIMEVAGLLRERQGLTQEAATGAAFLLNSTVNDYILKKSRESFSVQFGAIRLLVWGE; via the coding sequence GTGAGTGAAAAAAATAAAAGCAAACGAGAGGAAAGGAAACTCTCGATGATTCCCTGTTTTATGAAGATATTTTGTGAGCAGGGACTGGACGGGGCGTTTATGCGAAAGCTGGCGCCTGCCGCCGGTGTATCTCTGGCGCTGTTATACCAATATTTTGAGGACAAGGACGACATCATTCGCCAGTGTACCCTACACTATCATGAACGGATTCAGCGAGAGCTGACCGGTATTATTTTTCGCTGCATCGACCGGCCGGAGGAAATGCCCGACCGGATACTGCAATACATCGACAGTGTGATTGACATCTGTCGGTTTTTATTGCAGGTGATGGCGCACCCGACCTACTGCGCCATGATGGATGAGAGCGGACGTCAGGTGGAGGAGCATATCATGGAGGTGGCAGGGCTGCTGCGGGAAAGGCAAGGACTGACGCAGGAGGCGGCGACCGGAGCGGCCTTTCTGCTCAACAGCACGGTAAATGACTATATCCTGAAAAAATCAAGGGAGAGCTTTTCGGTGCAGTTCGGGGCGATCCGGCTGCTGGTTTGGGGGGAGTGA
- a CDS encoding ATP-binding protein has product MDGGKSTVRSINQNKNHEFKGMLSVTVYLLAAALVCVLVTRLCAIHFEVVNAQQPGLTDLTDFDFDSSIAQVATESTGSIYIYAGAFYTSEDFAAGNISVDGILYDRTEGAQGDYGTLRMELRLPPGEVYAIAAKNPSYAQRLFIDGKEYSAIGIPGDSAETTVPKTARFVEAFLPQGDTTEIIFHYSNFVHADGGGLYPIDIGKVTSIVRNEQLSTIQTTAVIAGLTAIMLFFFGLFLFFERYKYLLWFSLLCGCIALRVIGSGLLPILLPELSWALEIRLSYIGTCLMALFASLYIASLFPGAANKWAMRSFAVFCGGCVMFICLAPTTVFTRYPVELSLAYIGFVAYLLLTMLWRALRGTLSFALSKPERRLLLLGLILFALLSAADIFAHQRALLLFGLSYQAVGMVVFLFLNMLALVMSFSRTEQELDAVRESQREIQETNRMLERLNRARIDFLNNISHEMKTPLAVISSYAGLTISQLRRNAMDEQTEENLDRVQQEAVRLGRLVEQLMKVSLEKERQLTLTDTDANTLLHRAADYCEALCRGHNNQITVACHPAHIPLRVNPDELFQVQLNLITNANRQMRDGVIALSAQQDEQNGQTVFCVADSGKGIPPELLAQVFERGVSGNGGTGLGLAICREIVREHGGQIDIQSGGSGTTVRFTLPLAKGGNQP; this is encoded by the coding sequence ATGGATGGAGGTAAAAGCACTGTGCGCAGCATAAATCAGAATAAAAATCATGAGTTCAAAGGGATGCTTTCGGTGACGGTGTATCTGTTGGCAGCGGCGCTGGTGTGCGTACTCGTTACCCGCCTGTGCGCCATACACTTTGAAGTGGTGAACGCCCAGCAGCCCGGCCTGACAGACCTGACGGACTTCGATTTTGACAGCAGTATTGCACAGGTCGCCACAGAGTCAACCGGCTCCATCTACATATACGCTGGCGCGTTCTACACTTCGGAGGATTTTGCCGCCGGAAACATTTCCGTGGACGGCATATTATATGACCGTACTGAGGGCGCACAGGGAGATTACGGCACGCTGCGGATGGAGCTTCGGCTTCCGCCCGGTGAGGTCTACGCCATCGCCGCCAAGAACCCCTCCTATGCCCAGCGCCTGTTCATCGACGGCAAGGAATATTCCGCCATCGGTATTCCCGGTGACAGCGCAGAAACAACCGTGCCTAAAACCGCCCGCTTTGTGGAAGCCTTTCTGCCCCAAGGGGACACCACCGAGATTATCTTCCACTATTCCAACTTCGTCCACGCGGACGGCGGCGGTTTGTACCCCATTGATATCGGCAAAGTAACAAGTATTGTCCGAAACGAACAGCTTTCTACCATCCAGACCACGGCGGTGATCGCTGGACTGACCGCAATTATGCTGTTTTTCTTCGGGCTATTCCTGTTTTTCGAGCGATACAAATATCTGCTTTGGTTTTCGCTGCTCTGCGGCTGCATCGCCCTGCGGGTTATAGGCTCCGGCCTCCTGCCGATTCTGCTGCCGGAGCTGAGCTGGGCTCTGGAAATTCGTCTGTCTTACATCGGCACCTGTCTGATGGCGCTCTTTGCATCGCTGTACATCGCCAGTCTGTTCCCCGGTGCGGCAAACAAATGGGCGATGCGCAGCTTCGCTGTGTTCTGCGGCGGCTGTGTTATGTTTATTTGCCTTGCTCCCACCACGGTGTTTACCCGGTATCCGGTGGAGCTGTCCCTTGCCTACATAGGCTTTGTGGCATATCTGCTGCTCACGATGCTGTGGCGTGCCCTGCGGGGAACACTGTCCTTTGCACTGTCAAAGCCGGAGCGGCGGCTCCTGCTGCTGGGGCTGATCCTGTTTGCCTTACTTTCGGCGGCGGATATTTTCGCCCACCAGCGGGCTTTGCTGCTGTTCGGGCTTTCCTATCAGGCGGTGGGCATGGTGGTGTTTCTGTTCCTCAACATGTTGGCGCTGGTGATGAGCTTTTCCCGCACAGAGCAGGAGCTGGATGCAGTGAGGGAAAGCCAGCGGGAAATTCAGGAAACCAACCGGATGCTGGAGCGGTTGAACCGTGCCAGAATCGACTTTTTAAACAACATCAGCCACGAAATGAAAACCCCCCTCGCGGTCATCAGCAGCTATGCGGGGCTGACCATCAGCCAGCTTCGCAGGAATGCCATGGATGAGCAGACCGAGGAGAATTTAGACCGTGTCCAGCAGGAAGCGGTGCGGCTGGGACGGCTGGTGGAACAGCTCATGAAGGTGTCGCTGGAAAAGGAGCGCCAGCTTACCCTGACCGACACCGACGCGAATACACTGCTCCACCGTGCGGCGGACTACTGCGAGGCTCTCTGCCGTGGGCATAACAATCAGATTACCGTAGCGTGCCATCCGGCGCACATTCCTTTGCGGGTCAATCCGGATGAACTCTTTCAGGTGCAGTTAAACCTGATTACCAACGCTAACCGGCAGATGCGGGACGGTGTCATTGCCCTGTCCGCCCAGCAGGACGAACAGAACGGGCAGACGGTGTTCTGTGTGGCCGACAGCGGCAAGGGCATTCCCCCGGAGCTGTTGGCACAGGTGTTTGAGCGGGGTGTTTCGGGAAACGGCGGCACCGGCCTCGGCCTTGCCATTTGCAGGGAAATTGTGCGGGAGCATGGCGGACAAATCGACATACAAAGCGGCGGCAGCGGCACCACGGTACGCTTTACGCTGCCCCTTGCGAAAGGAGGGAACCAACCATGA
- a CDS encoding response regulator transcription factor: protein MTSKATILMIEDNPDILRANAAELRMENYRVLEADTLEAGRVLAQREQPDLLLLDILLPDGSGLDYCREIFGQNAPRILFLSAMNAPEDVIAGLRAGGDDYMTKPYLMQELLARVEALLRRTQIGQPVPESLRVGSLELNGTAGRAYLAGQDLLLTHMEYTLLEYLARNMDRYLSAEELYQKLWDMETVSDVRTVWEHISRLRKKLVAGTAADIESVRGRGYRLLAAQSDLAKS from the coding sequence ATGACAAGTAAAGCGACAATTTTGATGATCGAAGATAACCCGGATATTCTGCGAGCCAATGCCGCTGAACTCAGGATGGAGAACTATCGTGTGCTGGAGGCGGACACGTTGGAGGCAGGACGAGTGCTGGCACAGCGGGAGCAACCCGACCTGCTCCTGCTGGATATTCTGCTGCCGGACGGCAGCGGGCTGGACTACTGCCGGGAGATATTCGGGCAGAACGCGCCACGGATTCTGTTCCTCTCCGCCATGAACGCCCCGGAGGACGTGATTGCCGGGTTGCGGGCAGGGGGCGACGATTACATGACAAAGCCCTATCTCATGCAGGAGCTGCTGGCGCGTGTTGAAGCCCTCCTGCGCCGCACGCAAATAGGGCAGCCTGTGCCGGAGTCTTTGCGCGTCGGTTCACTGGAGCTGAACGGCACCGCCGGGCGAGCGTATCTTGCCGGACAGGATTTGCTGCTGACGCACATGGAATATACCCTGCTGGAGTATCTGGCGCGTAACATGGACAGGTATCTGTCTGCGGAGGAATTGTATCAGAAGCTGTGGGATATGGAAACGGTCAGCGATGTCCGCACAGTATGGGAGCATATCTCCCGTCTGCGCAAAAAGCTGGTGGCAGGCACGGCGGCGGATATTGAGTCGGTACGAGGCAGGGGATACCGGCTGCTGGCGGCACAATCCGACCTTGCGAAAAGTTGA
- a CDS encoding response regulator has protein sequence MEPCKILIIDDSDELRRVLRMAFAAMRTEYQMLEAGSLAAGRTLLESETPDLLLLDAELPDGSGFDFCREVRLYSDIPILLSSGLAEKARIAEGYGAGCSDYLVKPYLLDTLLERIEALRRYQPGSR, from the coding sequence ATGGAACCCTGTAAAATCCTAATAATCGACGACAGCGACGAACTGCGGCGGGTACTGCGCATGGCCTTTGCCGCCATGCGGACAGAGTATCAAATGCTGGAGGCGGGCAGCCTTGCGGCAGGCCGCACGCTGCTGGAATCCGAAACGCCCGATCTCCTGCTGCTGGACGCGGAGCTGCCCGACGGCTCCGGCTTCGACTTCTGCCGGGAGGTGCGGCTGTACAGCGACATCCCCATCCTGCTGTCCAGCGGTCTTGCCGAAAAGGCGCGCATTGCCGAGGGCTACGGCGCCGGGTGCAGCGATTATCTGGTGAAGCCCTATCTGCTGGATACCCTGCTGGAGCGGATTGAGGCACTGCGGAGATATCAGCCGGGGTCCCGATGA
- a CDS encoding S-layer homology domain-containing protein, with protein MNKTINKPGKRLLSLALAMLLALGTLPQTVFAVGESEGGTITAFEPLEDSVKNQAVPLGTSLENLNLPASLTATVEVKTSTEQTGSDSGSVQDSGTPAQENAETDLQDGDTTGEDSVSGNNAPGSDADEQQNGTPSDAQPSDDGASLRVQSVTGSAITLGSSGADDTVGTQETVSVPVLEWISEPTYDPETTGTYVFTPVLEKAYTFAEGVELPIVTVEITTPVITVALNAAIQGGTPTFTLNGNDISVVGFGGHEWVVIGDENNGVKTDNADIITLLLKNDDAGGGYDATQFHGSSNHYSGSTLQDKMDEAYDSLPDGEKELVAERALEGGSANYGYSGYDDNKVAGDAVSGAHFWPLSVSEANSVDNSVRVFGGLWWLRSPGSCNDFAAVVNFDGLVSAYGYYVSSAWAVRPAFKLNLASVLFTSDASGASAKPTTVGASLSSATPPTGAVKFTMKDDNLNLTVSNTGAITAAPGGTVSIPYTDAVTGTNKYVSAVLTDGDTEEVLYYGKLVDLTGDSGASGTANFDVPDGLALGSYTLKLFNEECNGDNETDFASEPVEINLTVTSGGNDNFPEGTWTGANGHRYVEFGGMIWRVLEVTENDAEASGCTTALLLAEESVGSRQFHTTWNSGGDNDWNTSDIKAWLNNEICTKNSNDYTSNGFMSRFSDDEKGSIVTANYTYGGNYTGSGTTGSSKVFLLSVNEASKSDYFAGDADRAIGDYWWLRSPGNYRPNAAGVNDDGYVLANGYYVDIYSVAVRPALKINLASDIFTSKNPLVQAEITVTSSDSPVEDASISFSGASAPDGAILSGGEGKATAYLERDESYTMTVSKTGYEPYTATIEITQADQAIPVNLTLSDAIRPTVESITPANGAENVNVSGELEITFSEPMKTSEGTVSLDNSIGTLSGTWNIPTNTIFTVPYSGLDYSETYTITVADFEDAAGNTIDPDPATYSFTTKAQPAGPDVSPQTLNLDLNGNSTGTLDIFLGQSGNRAAQADIAVDSGSESDISVNLATLTSDGTVTVTGLQTVSGAGITVSFSGGTATPADIPVIVNVTDSTPPPATAHTITVLTGGNGTAAANKTSATQGETVTLTATPASGSYYFARWEVVSGGAILSGNSFVMPDNEVTVKAYFSRYSSGGSSDSSDSNRGTTVIIPPVIQPDWPTIGSVSGKVAGTNTQRTFTVTDSLVKAALEKAQAEAKKQNRTTYGVGAQIALDAPAVAGLTLTLERAALNRLVNEKAKQFELTGAPISLTFDAQALSELQKQGTGNVTITVKPVTVKNVRNAYDITLNTVKDGKTVSITSLGTGNVTLSIPSTPGKSEAAGYLYAVYVDGNGKLNRIADSTYDANSGSVIFSTNHFSVYGVGYTAPSAKFTDIEKHWAKESIDYVVGRGLLSGTSDAAFAPDTAMTRGMLVTALGRLAGVDTKAYTTNSFTDVKADSAFRPYIEWAYKKGIIQGIGNQQFAPDRAITREEIAVIFANYAKATGYKLPITREATTYADAASIGSAYKTAVTSMQQAGIMMGGTGNKFNPKSSATRAEVSSMLHRYIKLTIDPDTAQGWAKNDDGQFLYYKGGKPVAKTQNIDGVKYYFNDNGTLKTGWVKDDAGNWHFYSGNTMLVGFWDLGANGESKRYYFTKDGIMIAGKWLEIDGKWYYFNADGSLAKSTKIDGYEVDKNGVRKTK; from the coding sequence ATGAACAAAACAATCAACAAGCCCGGCAAACGGCTGCTTTCCCTTGCGCTGGCAATGCTGCTGGCGCTGGGAACGCTGCCGCAGACGGTGTTTGCGGTGGGCGAAAGCGAGGGCGGCACAATCACCGCCTTTGAACCGCTGGAGGACAGCGTAAAAAATCAGGCAGTGCCGCTTGGCACATCCTTGGAGAATTTGAATCTTCCCGCGTCCCTGACGGCGACGGTGGAGGTGAAAACTTCCACAGAGCAGACCGGCAGCGATTCCGGCAGCGTGCAGGATTCGGGAACACCGGCACAGGAGAATGCGGAAACCGATTTGCAGGACGGTGATACGACCGGTGAGGATTCCGTCAGCGGCAACAATGCGCCCGGCTCCGATGCGGACGAACAGCAGAACGGCACGCCGTCTGACGCACAACCGTCTGACGATGGGGCTTCGCTGCGGGTACAATCCGTTACCGGTTCCGCCATAACGCTGGGCAGCAGCGGTGCGGACGATACCGTAGGCACACAGGAAACAGTATCCGTACCGGTACTGGAATGGATATCGGAGCCAACCTATGACCCGGAAACCACGGGAACCTATGTCTTTACGCCGGTGCTGGAGAAAGCCTACACGTTTGCGGAGGGTGTAGAATTACCGATTGTCACCGTGGAGATTACTACTCCTGTCATAACTGTTGCCCTGAACGCGGCGATACAGGGCGGAACCCCGACTTTTACATTAAACGGAAATGATATCAGTGTCGTGGGCTTTGGTGGGCACGAGTGGGTGGTAATCGGGGATGAAAATAATGGTGTAAAAACCGATAATGCCGATATCATCACGCTGCTGCTCAAAAACGATGATGCGGGCGGCGGTTACGATGCCACACAATTCCATGGCAGCAGCAACCACTACAGCGGCTCTACCCTGCAAGACAAAATGGATGAAGCCTACGACAGCTTGCCGGACGGGGAAAAAGAGCTTGTGGCAGAACGCGCACTGGAGGGCGGCAGTGCAAATTATGGCTACTCTGGATACGATGATAACAAAGTTGCCGGAGATGCTGTATCCGGCGCTCACTTCTGGCCGTTGTCGGTAAGCGAAGCTAACTCGGTGGATAATTCCGTACGGGTGTTCGGCGGCCTTTGGTGGCTGCGGTCGCCGGGCTCCTGCAATGACTTCGCGGCGGTCGTTAACTTCGACGGCCTCGTCAGCGCGTACGGCTACTACGTGAGCAGCGCGTGGGCTGTTCGCCCCGCTTTTAAGCTGAATCTGGCATCTGTCCTCTTTACATCTGACGCGAGCGGAGCGAGCGCAAAGCCCACAACAGTGGGCGCATCTTTGTCGTCGGCTACGCCGCCGACCGGCGCGGTGAAATTCACGATGAAGGACGATAATCTGAATTTGACCGTTTCCAATACCGGTGCAATCACCGCAGCACCGGGCGGAACGGTGAGCATCCCCTACACCGATGCGGTAACCGGCACGAACAAATATGTTTCTGCTGTGCTGACAGATGGCGATACGGAAGAGGTGCTGTACTATGGCAAGCTGGTGGATTTAACGGGCGACAGTGGAGCCAGCGGCACCGCCAACTTTGACGTGCCGGACGGTCTTGCGCTGGGCAGCTATACCCTCAAGCTGTTCAACGAGGAATGCAATGGTGATAATGAAACCGACTTTGCCAGCGAGCCGGTGGAGATTAACCTGACAGTAACAAGCGGCGGGAATGACAATTTCCCGGAGGGTACATGGACAGGCGCAAACGGCCACCGCTATGTGGAATTTGGCGGCATGATTTGGCGGGTGCTGGAGGTAACAGAGAACGATGCGGAAGCATCGGGATGCACTACCGCCCTGCTGCTGGCGGAGGAATCGGTGGGCTCAAGACAGTTTCACACCACATGGAATAGCGGTGGAGATAACGACTGGAACACTTCTGACATTAAGGCATGGTTGAATAATGAAATTTGCACAAAAAACAGCAATGACTATACCTCTAATGGTTTTATGAGCCGATTTAGTGACGATGAAAAAGGCTCCATTGTAACGGCAAACTACACCTACGGCGGCAATTATACAGGCAGTGGAACAACTGGCAGCTCCAAGGTGTTTTTGTTAAGCGTGAATGAGGCAAGTAAATCCGACTATTTTGCCGGTGACGCTGACCGTGCGATTGGCGACTATTGGTGGCTGCGGTCGCCGGGCAACTACAGGCCCAACGCGGCGGGCGTTAACGACGACGGCTACGTCCTCGCGAACGGCTACTACGTGGATATCTACTCTGTCGCAGTTCGCCCCGCTTTGAAGATCAATCTGGCATCTGACATCTTCACATCTAAAAATCCTTTGGTGCAGGCGGAGATTACGGTGACAAGCAGCGACAGTCCGGTTGAGGACGCCAGCATCTCCTTTTCGGGCGCGTCAGCGCCCGACGGCGCAATTTTGTCCGGCGGCGAGGGTAAGGCCACCGCATATTTGGAGCGGGACGAAAGCTATACCATGACCGTGAGCAAGACCGGATATGAGCCTTACACCGCTACAATAGAAATCACGCAGGCAGATCAGGCAATCCCTGTGAATTTAACGCTAAGCGACGCTATCCGGCCAACGGTAGAAAGCATCACCCCGGCAAACGGCGCGGAGAATGTTAACGTCAGCGGAGAGCTTGAGATTACATTTAGTGAACCCATGAAAACAAGTGAAGGAACAGTATCGCTGGATAATAGTATTGGCACTCTTTCAGGAACTTGGAACATACCGACAAATACAATTTTCACTGTGCCATATTCTGGTCTTGACTATAGCGAAACATACACAATTACGGTTGCGGACTTTGAGGACGCGGCGGGCAATACGATTGACCCTGACCCTGCAACCTATTCCTTTACCACCAAAGCCCAGCCCGCAGGCCCGGATGTTTCGCCGCAAACCCTCAATCTGGATTTGAACGGCAACTCAACCGGAACACTGGATATCTTCCTTGGGCAATCTGGGAATCGGGCGGCGCAAGCGGATATTGCGGTGGATTCTGGGTCCGAAAGCGATATCTCGGTAAATTTGGCGACCCTGACCTCTGATGGAACCGTCACCGTTACCGGCTTGCAAACTGTGAGCGGCGCGGGCATTACAGTCAGCTTTTCCGGGGGTACGGCCACACCTGCGGATATTCCCGTAATCGTGAATGTCACCGACAGTACGCCGCCACCGGCGACTGCCCATACCATAACCGTCCTGACCGGCGGCAACGGCACAGCCGCTGCGAATAAGACGTCCGCAACCCAAGGCGAAACGGTGACACTTACCGCAACGCCCGCCAGCGGCAGCTACTATTTTGCCCGTTGGGAAGTGGTCAGCGGCGGAGCCATTCTTTCCGGCAATAGCTTTGTGATGCCAGATAACGAAGTTACGGTAAAGGCATATTTTAGCAGGTACAGCAGTGGCGGCAGTTCGGACAGCTCCGATTCCAATCGGGGCACAACCGTTATCATTCCTCCCGTGATCCAGCCTGATTGGCCCACCATTGGCAGCGTTTCCGGCAAGGTGGCGGGAACCAATACGCAGAGAACCTTCACCGTAACCGACAGCCTTGTGAAAGCCGCCCTTGAAAAGGCGCAGGCGGAAGCAAAGAAGCAGAACCGTACCACCTACGGTGTGGGCGCACAGATCGCGCTGGACGCTCCCGCAGTCGCGGGGCTGACCCTCACGCTGGAGCGCGCCGCCCTGAACCGGCTGGTGAACGAAAAGGCAAAGCAGTTTGAACTCACAGGTGCGCCGATTTCCCTCACTTTTGACGCGCAGGCGCTTTCGGAGCTGCAAAAGCAGGGCACAGGCAACGTGACCATTACCGTCAAGCCGGTAACGGTTAAGAATGTTCGCAATGCCTACGATATCACCCTGAACACCGTAAAGGACGGCAAAACCGTGAGCATCACAAGCCTTGGAACCGGCAACGTTACTCTGTCCATTCCCAGCACACCGGGCAAAAGCGAAGCGGCTGGCTATCTCTACGCCGTGTATGTGGATGGAAACGGCAAGCTAAACCGGATTGCAGATTCGACCTATGACGCAAACAGCGGCAGTGTGATTTTCAGCACCAATCATTTTTCCGTGTATGGCGTGGGTTATACGGCTCCGTCTGCTAAATTTACCGACATTGAGAAGCATTGGGCGAAGGAATCCATTGATTATGTAGTCGGCAGAGGGCTTCTCTCCGGTACATCCGATGCCGCCTTCGCACCTGACACCGCCATGACCCGTGGAATGCTGGTAACGGCTCTCGGCAGACTGGCAGGTGTGGACACGAAAGCCTATACCACCAACAGCTTCACCGATGTGAAAGCTGACAGCGCATTTCGCCCCTATATTGAATGGGCGTACAAAAAAGGCATCATTCAGGGCATTGGCAACCAGCAGTTTGCGCCTGACCGGGCGATTACCCGTGAGGAAATCGCGGTCATCTTCGCAAACTATGCAAAAGCTACCGGCTACAAGCTGCCCATTACCCGTGAGGCGACAACCTATGCGGACGCGGCCAGTATCGGCAGCGCCTACAAAACAGCGGTTACATCCATGCAGCAGGCGGGAATCATGATGGGCGGCACAGGCAACAAGTTTAATCCAAAATCCAGCGCCACCCGTGCAGAGGTTTCCTCCATGCTCCACCGCTACATCAAGCTGACCATCGACCCCGACACAGCGCAGGGCTGGGCGAAAAATGACGATGGCCAGTTCCTGTACTACAAGGGCGGTAAGCCGGTTGCCAAGACACAGAACATCGACGGTGTAAAGTATTACTTCAACGACAATGGCACGCTGAAAACCGGCTGGGTAAAGGACGATGCCGGAAACTGGCACTTCTACTCCGGCAATACCATGCTGGTAGGCTTTTGGGATTTAGGTGCAAATGGCGAAAGCAAGCGCTACTACTTCACAAAGGACGGCATCATGATTGCCGGAAAATGGCTGGAGATTGATGGAAAATGGTATTACTTCAATGCCGACGGCTCTCTTGCCAAGAGTACCAAAATCGACGGCTATGAGGTTGACAAAAACGGCGTGAGAAAAACAAAGTAG
- a CDS encoding sigma factor-like helix-turn-helix DNA-binding protein translates to MKNYRDSDYALNKFSEGIVYKFADRIVEITLEDYLAENPGKTAQDFLELKALSDEIYHEQVIHENRTSRLDVSINGLEETEQLAAPPLDLDLIHKSDTTKAMQAAKRLLDSGELTEIQRRRFILHFVEGLSYRQIASREGVHFTSIHESIEAATAKLQKFFKKI, encoded by the coding sequence ATGAAAAATTATAGGGACAGTGATTATGCCCTAAATAAGTTCAGCGAGGGCATTGTATATAAGTTTGCAGACCGCATTGTAGAAATCACGCTGGAGGATTATCTTGCGGAAAACCCCGGCAAGACAGCACAGGACTTTTTGGAGCTGAAAGCCTTGTCGGATGAAATCTATCATGAGCAAGTCATACATGAAAATCGGACAAGCCGTTTAGATGTGAGTATCAACGGGCTGGAGGAAACAGAGCAGCTTGCCGCACCGCCCCTTGATTTGGACTTGATACATAAAAGCGATACCACAAAAGCTATGCAAGCCGCAAAGCGGTTGCTGGACAGCGGAGAATTGACAGAAATCCAGCGGCGCCGGTTTATTCTGCATTTCGTGGAGGGCTTATCCTACCGGCAGATCGCCAGCCGTGAAGGGGTGCACTTTACCTCTATCCACGAAAGCATAGAGGCGGCTACGGCAAAGCTGCAAAAGTTTTTCAAAAAAATTTAA